CCCTGCCGCTGCACCAATGTCACGCGTTGGCGATGGACTTCGGCGGCAGCTTCAGCACCTGGCCGACCTTGATTTTGTCGGGGTCCTTGAGCTGGTCCTTGTTGGCCTCGAAAATCTTCGGGTACAGCTTCATGTCGCCGTAGATGTCCTTGGCCAGCTTGCTCAATGTATCGCCCGACTTGACGGTGTACAGGCCGTACGGCGTCTCGTGCGTGACGGTGAGCATGACCATGACTTCGTTCTGCCAGTTCGGATGCCTGGCTTTGATCTGGTCCCACATCCGGTCACGGTCCCAGCCGTAGTCCACCGTCCCCTTGATGATGAGCTTGCCGTTCTCCTCGCGCGACTCGACCTTGGCGCCCACGTTCTTCGCCACGTCGAGCACGTCTTGATAGTCATTCTGCAAGGCCATGGTGTCTCCCTTTCGCCGGCACTCCCCGGAGCGGGCGCAGTGCCAGGCGGGCGCAATCTAGTCACCCTCGGAACGGCCTCTGCCGTCCACGAACGGAGACACAAGGCGTGTGGCGGGCGGTCAACAGACGGAGCTTCGCGCCCTGTTCAAACGTACGGCAGTCGATGGCGCACCCAGTCCCGCGAGGTGAGTCACCCGCGGAAGGCCGGCGCACTGCCCCGCAGCGCCGGGTTCCGCGCTGACGACAGCGGGTCAAGGGCAGTACTGCACCGTGCATTCGTGGCGCTGCTCGACGCAGACCTGCACTTCCTCGAAGTCCCCACGGGCCCGTCGCAGACAGGCCGTATAGGTCGTGTGACAGTCTTCACAGGTGACGAGCGCTGCCTGCTCCGACGTGGCGTGGGTCTCCAGGGCCCCGGGCTCTTGCATCGCCTCCGTGCCGCCGCATCCCGCCGCCATGATGAGTCCCGCCAATACCGCGCCGATTCGTGCCACGCGCATGCTGCCTCCTCAGTGTGTTCCGCGTTAGTGACGCATTACGAGGATGGCAGGGAAACAGGTGTCACTCAATCGTGCGCCAGCGGCCAGGCAGGCTTGGCCCGGGGCGTGCGCGGATGGTAGAGATTTTTCGCCCGTCTGGCCTTGCGCCCAGGGCCTTGCTGGTCGAGTCACGCACCTGTCCCATTGCAATTGAATGTCATTCGCGCCCGAGGGGGAGGCGGTGGGCGAGGGCCTTCCGTGTCGCTCCCGGGTTTGTATCTGGAGCCTGGATGTTTCCCCCGCGAGTCTTTGCGAGTCCCCTCTGGCGGCCCGGTGCCGCCGTCGTTGCCCTGGCGCTGCTGCTGAGTGCGTGCGCCACGCTGCCGGAGCGTGGGCAGATCGTCATGCGTGACGTGTCCTTCCCGTTGCGCGACTTCCGTCTGCCCTCCGGACTTCGCGTGGTGGTGGAGCAGGACGCCCGGTCTCCGGTGGTGGCGGTGGTCGCCGTGGTCGGGGCGGGCGGTTCCAGTGATCCCACAGGCAAGGAGGGCCTGGCCCACGTCGTGGAGCACCTCGCCTTCCGCTCCCGCCACGCGGGGGGGCCTTCGGTGTGGACGCGCCTGGAGAACTCGGGGGCGGGTCACTACAACGCCGCCACCAGCCTGGACTACACCTCCTACGAGACGCTGGCGCCGAAGGAGTCCCTCCCCCTGCTGCTGAAGATGGAGGGGCAGCGTCTGTCCTCGCCGCTCGCGGGCGTGACGGCGGAGGTCTTCGCCGTGGAGCGCGAGGTGGTTCGCAACGAGCTCCGCCAGCGCAACGAGACCGGGTACGTGGGGCAGGTGTTCAGTTGGATGAACGCCGCGGCG
This genomic window from Myxococcus hansupus contains:
- a CDS encoding LysM peptidoglycan-binding domain-containing protein codes for the protein MALQNDYQDVLDVAKNVGAKVESREENGKLIIKGTVDYGWDRDRMWDQIKARHPNWQNEVMVMLTVTHETPYGLYTVKSGDTLSKLAKDIYGDMKLYPKIFEANKDQLKDPDKIKVGQVLKLPPKSIANA